The Saprospiraceae bacterium genomic interval AACCCCGTCACAATCCCAAATGACTAATTGAATTTCCCGGATATCGGGTTTTTTTAATTCATCTGCAATTGTATTCATTATGGTCAGCCCTGTTTTGAAAATTACACAAAGATACAAGTGTGGTCTTTTTTCTGTCCCATTTGTTTTCGAATTCTCAATGTTGTAAAAATTTAATTTACTTTGAATTTATGGTATTGAAGAGATTCCTGTGAGTTTTAGGTTTTGATTGATTTAAAATTATATGAATTCAATATTAACTGTTTGTATGGGTAATTTTACTTAAAGTTTAAATATCAATTTTATGTTAAGATATAAATAGTTTAATATCTAATTATGATTAAATAATTAATTGCATATTGATTTGTAATAGGCCTGATTCTAATTTTATGCCCTAAAGCTCTCCATGAAAAGGAAAATATTACATATAGTTGGTTCATTAAATCAAACCAAACAGTTACACAAGATATCGCTGGAGATGCCAGAGTACGATCATTACTTCAGCCAGTTTTTTGGAGAAGGTATATTATTTAAGTGGATGGCGGAAAGTGGTTGGTTGGATTGGACCATCATGGGCACTCAAAGTGCTTTCCGTAGAGAGCAACACCAATATTTGCAGTCAGTTCAGGCCAATTACGATTATCGTGGTGACCAATTCAAAGATGAATATGAGATGGTATTTATGTGTAGTGATTTGATGGTTCCAAAAAAATTTCCGCATGCAAAGTTGGTTTTCGTTCAGGAAGGAATGACTGATCCGGTGACCCGTAAATCCATGTTTGTTAAAAATTTAGGATTACCTGCATGGTTTGCAGGAGACACGTCGTTGAATGGATGTTCAAATAAATGTGATCTGTATTGTGTGGCTTCTGAAGGGTATTCCAAATTTTTTAGTGAAATGGGTACAGATGCATCAAAAATCCGTGTAACCGGGATTCCAAATTTTGATCATGTAGCTTCATTTACAAGCAATAACTTTCCGGAAAAAGATTACGTTTTGGTATGTACATCTGATATCAGGGAAGTCGGAGGAAAAGAGAACCGTGTTGAATTCCTGAATTATTGTAAAAAGGTAGCACAGGATCGAAAGATTATTTTTAAGCTGCACCCCAATGAAAAACCGGAACGAGCGACTCATGAAATCAGAAAAGTATTCGGGGAATTGGCTGTTATCTATACTTCATTTGAAACAGAAACGCTCATAGCTAATTGTGGTGAGTTAATTACACAGTATTCTTCAGTGGTATATATCGGTATGGCTCTTGGAAAAAAGGTGCATTCATTTTTTCCACTATCGCAGCTTAAAGAAAGAGTTCCTATTCAAAACGGAGGCACTTCTGCGAAATTAATTGCAGAATTA includes:
- a CDS encoding CDP-glycerol glycerophosphotransferase family protein — protein: MKRKILHIVGSLNQTKQLHKISLEMPEYDHYFSQFFGEGILFKWMAESGWLDWTIMGTQSAFRREQHQYLQSVQANYDYRGDQFKDEYEMVFMCSDLMVPKKFPHAKLVFVQEGMTDPVTRKSMFVKNLGLPAWFAGDTSLNGCSNKCDLYCVASEGYSKFFSEMGTDASKIRVTGIPNFDHVASFTSNNFPEKDYVLVCTSDIREVGGKENRVEFLNYCKKVAQDRKIIFKLHPNEKPERATHEIRKVFGELAVIYTSFETETLIANCGELITQYSSVVYIGMALGKKVHSFFPLSQLKERVPIQNGGTSAKLIAELAKSLLLEEELEFIPALRYYRSA